From the genome of Scytonema hofmannii PCC 7110, one region includes:
- a CDS encoding glycosyltransferase family 4 protein, with protein MPELSQNSTLWIDRNQIGSDRKIMLFNLATDGHHPGYIQHLINFWGERGGPGCLDVVVSPKFMQRHTDIVNLASKYGQDRVNFVPISVAEETAFFPQSSYLNRKIYFFQEWKLCRKYAKALNATHCLLMYFDTLQIPIAFGGKSPCSFSAIYFRPTFHYDDFEHYKPTWKDRLQQSYEKFLLSLVLRHRQLKTLLCLDPFVLKHLNQFNTAANMVYLPDPVEIYNNTSTMPPEKLRHSLGVEADRKVLLLFGGLNQRKGLHQLLEAVSLLPSNVCQKLCLLLVGPIDSGIESQVRAKIAHLSQSLPVQIITCNQFVVDRDIQTYFQLADVILAPYQRHVGMSAILVRAAAAQKPVLSSDYGLMGEITRRHQLGLTVDSTVPNEIARGLTEFLLETPEKFCDRNKMKLLAEQNTVEQFASTIFSYM; from the coding sequence ATGCCAGAACTTAGTCAAAACAGCACACTCTGGATTGACCGCAACCAGATCGGAAGCGATCGCAAGATTATGCTATTTAACCTTGCAACAGATGGTCATCATCCTGGTTATATTCAGCATCTGATTAACTTCTGGGGTGAACGCGGCGGTCCGGGATGCCTTGATGTTGTCGTATCACCCAAGTTCATGCAACGGCATACTGATATTGTTAACTTGGCTTCAAAATACGGTCAAGACCGGGTGAACTTTGTTCCGATAAGTGTTGCAGAAGAAACTGCTTTTTTTCCTCAGTCAAGTTATTTGAACAGGAAAATTTATTTTTTTCAAGAGTGGAAGTTATGCCGCAAGTACGCTAAAGCACTCAATGCAACTCATTGTTTGTTAATGTACTTTGATACGCTTCAAATTCCTATAGCTTTTGGTGGAAAATCTCCATGTTCTTTCTCCGCTATCTACTTCAGACCGACCTTCCACTACGATGACTTTGAACACTACAAGCCCACTTGGAAAGACCGATTGCAGCAGTCTTATGAAAAATTCTTGCTATCTTTGGTTTTGCGTCATCGACAGTTAAAAACTTTGTTATGCTTAGACCCTTTTGTGTTGAAACATTTGAACCAGTTCAACACTGCTGCGAACATGGTATATCTACCAGACCCAGTGGAGATTTATAACAACACCTCAACAATGCCTCCAGAGAAACTGCGTCATAGTTTGGGTGTTGAGGCTGACCGGAAAGTTTTGCTTTTATTCGGCGGGTTGAATCAACGTAAAGGGCTACACCAGCTACTAGAAGCTGTTTCTCTTTTACCATCGAATGTGTGTCAGAAACTTTGTTTGTTACTGGTTGGGCCGATCGATTCTGGGATAGAATCACAGGTTCGAGCTAAAATTGCTCATCTTTCTCAGTCTTTGCCAGTGCAAATTATTACCTGTAACCAATTCGTTGTTGACCGTGATATTCAAACATACTTCCAGCTAGCAGATGTCATACTGGCTCCATACCAACGTCATGTTGGAATGAGCGCTATTTTGGTTAGGGCGGCGGCGGCTCAAAAACCTGTTCTATCGTCAGATTATGGTTTGATGGGAGAAATTACTCGCCGCCACCAGCTTGGTTTAACAGTTGACTCAACTGTACCAAATGAAATTGCTCGAGGGTTAACTGAGTTTTTACTTGAAACTCCAGAAAAGTTTTGCGATCGCAATAAAATGAAACTTCTAGCCGAGCAAAATACAGTTGAACAATTTGCCAGTACTATTTTTAGTTATATGTAA
- a CDS encoding beta-1,6-N-acetylglucosaminyltransferase, with protein MRIAYIILAHKNPTQLTRLILRLNNASHEAFFFIHIDGNTKPEVYNQFIEKLKHFSNIYFLKRYKTHWGDFNIVNATLEGIQQIFKLHLNFDYSVLLSGQDYPIKPVNEFKKFLKDNQGKEFIDFFSLYSKNKWVKELGHYPALKRINVWHFRFRGNHFHIPLKRKFPYGFEPYGGSQWWCLSKECLNYINQFVQSNSQFVNYFKYTYVPDEIFFQTIILNSQFKDRTINNNYRYIDWSKHNPTPPGILEEDDFDKLFKASHFFARKFDIVINSKILNLIDEKILDFQCY; from the coding sequence ATGAGAATAGCTTATATAATTCTTGCACATAAGAATCCCACACAACTAACTCGTTTAATTTTAAGATTAAATAATGCTTCTCATGAAGCCTTCTTTTTTATTCATATTGATGGCAACACAAAACCTGAAGTTTACAATCAATTCATAGAAAAACTCAAGCATTTTTCAAATATTTATTTTTTAAAAAGATATAAAACTCATTGGGGAGATTTTAATATTGTCAATGCCACCCTTGAAGGAATCCAACAAATATTTAAACTACATTTAAACTTTGATTATTCTGTATTACTTTCAGGGCAAGATTACCCAATAAAGCCCGTGAATGAATTTAAAAAATTTTTAAAAGACAATCAAGGAAAAGAATTTATAGATTTTTTCTCACTGTATTCAAAAAATAAGTGGGTTAAGGAGCTTGGACACTATCCAGCCCTAAAAAGAATTAATGTTTGGCATTTTCGTTTTCGCGGAAACCATTTTCACATTCCTCTCAAGCGAAAATTTCCTTATGGATTTGAGCCATATGGAGGTAGCCAGTGGTGGTGTTTGTCAAAAGAATGCTTGAATTATATTAATCAGTTTGTTCAATCTAATTCTCAGTTTGTGAATTATTTCAAATATACTTATGTTCCTGATGAGATCTTCTTTCAAACAATTATTCTCAATTCTCAATTTAAGGATAGAACTATTAATAATAATTACAGGTATATTGACTGGTCAAAACACAATCCTACTCCTCCAGGAATTTTAGAGGAAGATGATTTTGATAAGCTTTTCAAAGCCTCACATTTTTTTGCTAGAAAATTTGATATAGTGATAAATTCAAAAATTTTGAATCTAATTGATGAAAAAATATTAGATTTTCAATGTTATTGA
- a CDS encoding glycosyltransferase family 4 protein, with translation MISSERENELEKLVESPRVAWVFPTIEGGNYWHPLFSEFTKIFPQTIIYTGFWTGFASGYENSFKVELVGKMKLLTITESEESYSRGVMYVSPAIIGKLLKFKPQIVFANGFSAWTLLAILLKLLTKWRVIIAYEGSTPNVDFRNSPIRLFFRRRMVQFADAFITNSEAGKAYLIDILGAKQTRTFARPYEVPTAKAMSKLAENSELNQQELQQPIFLFVGQLIPRKGLHLLLKACEILQQRGCSNYTLMIIGQGPDREKLENMSKDYGLEQSIKWIGWVDYSRIGEYFQLADVFILPTLEDTWGMVVLESMAYGKPILCSKWAGASELVLDGHNGYLFDPRNPEEVADAMYQFISTPDLIASFGRNSKQIIAEHTPETAAQFLAKVTNCILLNSTVT, from the coding sequence ATGATTAGTTCAGAGCGAGAAAACGAGTTAGAAAAACTAGTAGAATCCCCTCGAGTCGCTTGGGTATTTCCCACTATTGAAGGAGGTAATTATTGGCACCCTTTATTTAGCGAATTTACAAAAATATTTCCACAGACGATTATATATACGGGTTTTTGGACTGGCTTTGCTTCGGGATATGAGAATTCATTCAAGGTAGAGTTAGTGGGAAAAATGAAGTTATTGACCATAACTGAATCAGAAGAATCATACTCCCGTGGTGTTATGTATGTTTCTCCCGCTATTATAGGGAAACTTCTGAAATTTAAACCACAGATAGTTTTTGCAAACGGTTTTTCGGCATGGACTTTGTTGGCAATATTGCTTAAGCTACTGACCAAATGGCGAGTGATTATTGCTTATGAAGGTAGTACGCCAAATGTAGACTTTCGTAACTCTCCAATTCGCCTCTTCTTCCGCAGGAGGATGGTTCAGTTTGCTGATGCTTTTATTACCAATAGCGAAGCAGGTAAGGCTTATTTAATTGATATACTGGGTGCTAAGCAAACTCGCACTTTTGCTCGACCCTATGAAGTACCGACAGCTAAGGCAATGTCAAAGTTAGCAGAAAACAGTGAATTGAATCAGCAAGAGCTACAGCAACCTATATTTCTATTTGTAGGACAGTTAATTCCTAGAAAAGGTCTACATTTATTACTCAAAGCTTGTGAAATTCTTCAACAACGAGGATGCAGCAACTACACATTAATGATTATTGGTCAAGGACCTGACAGAGAGAAGTTGGAAAATATGAGTAAGGACTATGGGTTAGAACAATCCATCAAGTGGATAGGATGGGTTGACTATAGTCGTATAGGAGAATATTTTCAACTAGCAGATGTTTTTATCCTTCCTACTTTAGAAGATACCTGGGGAATGGTTGTGCTGGAAAGTATGGCTTACGGTAAACCCATTTTATGCTCTAAGTGGGCAGGAGCATCTGAATTAGTGCTTGACGGACACAATGGCTACCTTTTCGATCCGCGCAATCCTGAAGAGGTAGCCGATGCTATGTATCAATTCATCAGTACTCCAGACTTAATTGCCTCTTTTGGGAGAAACTCCAAACAGATTATAGCTGAACATACTCCAGAGACCGCAGCACAGTTTCTTGCGAAAGTCACAAACTGCATATTACTAAATAGTACTGTCACCTAA
- a CDS encoding O-antigen ligase family protein, translated as MNLYKTLLSLTLILSGLTDLTRKFSFGPISSQGVLTILLAGASWFLVLSRSRMPKAVLSTSCLVLFILSNLIIWFWFSSKSSLPIVNAIQNQAVFLAFVGFTILSITQSYRTFDPPEYISHTFTRAAQISVGLYGLSIVLGGPGTSSIMGARSFALFAIIGLAWFLAWWRYRLPGGFLWSISTTIAIAFSFSRTAAIICLILFPLSQISLTTIKGWVRLIATICLIITVSYLAFTFVEPIRARFTDVGDNATVGGVKINTAGRGAAWPIAYESALQSPWIGKGPGSVTIALKAAGPAFDHPHNDYLRIFHDYGLIGTLLWFLGYFGLMAKTWQNWQWADRNDRTVAHIHLAAFLALVAVALGMLSDNVVVYIFSMNPLGILVGASIGNGSRRRKEINSDRDWSLVSGNLGKLVT; from the coding sequence ATGAACTTGTACAAGACTTTATTATCTCTAACCCTTATCCTTAGCGGACTGACAGATCTAACCCGTAAATTTAGCTTTGGTCCAATCAGCAGTCAAGGTGTACTGACCATACTTCTAGCTGGAGCAAGTTGGTTTCTAGTACTTTCTCGCTCTAGGATGCCTAAAGCTGTATTATCAACATCATGTCTGGTACTCTTTATCTTATCAAACCTCATCATTTGGTTTTGGTTTTCTTCAAAATCTAGTTTGCCCATTGTTAATGCAATTCAGAACCAAGCAGTATTTTTAGCATTTGTAGGATTTACGATACTTAGTATTACACAGAGTTACCGCACCTTTGATCCCCCAGAGTATATCAGCCATACTTTCACAAGAGCGGCTCAGATATCAGTGGGGCTTTACGGGCTAAGTATTGTTTTAGGTGGTCCGGGAACGAGCAGTATTATGGGTGCTCGCTCATTTGCCTTATTCGCTATTATAGGGCTTGCTTGGTTTTTGGCATGGTGGCGATATCGCTTACCGGGAGGATTCTTGTGGTCGATTTCCACGACAATCGCGATCGCTTTTAGTTTTTCCCGCACAGCAGCAATCATATGTTTAATTCTATTCCCCTTATCTCAAATATCCTTAACAACCATTAAGGGCTGGGTGCGTTTGATTGCCACTATATGTCTCATAATTACAGTGTCGTATTTAGCATTTACATTTGTAGAACCAATACGAGCTCGTTTTACAGACGTAGGGGATAATGCTACTGTTGGTGGTGTCAAAATCAATACAGCTGGACGAGGTGCAGCTTGGCCAATTGCATACGAATCAGCATTGCAATCGCCTTGGATTGGTAAAGGACCAGGTTCTGTTACAATCGCTCTCAAAGCTGCTGGTCCCGCTTTCGATCACCCACATAACGATTACTTAAGAATTTTTCATGATTACGGTTTAATTGGTACGCTCCTATGGTTTCTGGGATATTTTGGATTAATGGCGAAAACTTGGCAAAACTGGCAGTGGGCAGACCGCAACGATAGAACGGTTGCTCATATTCACCTTGCTGCTTTCCTTGCTTTGGTAGCTGTCGCATTAGGAATGCTAAGTGATAACGTGGTAGTATACATTTTTTCAATGAATCCATTAGGCATACTAGTAGGAGCTTCCATTGGAAATGGGAGTCGCCGTAGAAAGGAAATTAATTCAGATCGTGACTGGTCTTTAGTATCAGGTAATTTAGGAAAATTAGTGACTTAA
- a CDS encoding NAD-dependent epimerase/dehydratase family protein has protein sequence MKVLVTGSSGLIGSEAVAYYDREGHHVVGVDNNMRATFFGAQGDTTWNLHRLKDNTQFFEHKNIDIRDRQSIFDLFKENPFDLIVHCAAQPSHDKACQIPLLDFEVNALGTVNLLEATRQFCPEAVFIHMSTNKVYGDAPNEVPLIEKDKRYDYARAEDFNGISENCRIDQCLHSLFGASKTAADVVAQEYGRYFGMKVGIFRGGCLTGPSHSGVELHGFLSYLVKVAVSGGTYKVFGYKGKQVRDNIHSYDVIQAFEAFRRNPKPGEVYNLGGGRENSVSILEAFDLVESLTNRKMNWVYVEQNRIGDHICYISDLSKMKSHFPEWGITLSIKEIFQEIVVAQEEQYART, from the coding sequence ATGAAAGTACTAGTTACGGGTTCAAGTGGTTTAATTGGCTCTGAAGCTGTTGCATATTACGATAGAGAGGGTCATCATGTTGTTGGTGTGGACAACAATATGCGTGCTACCTTCTTTGGTGCTCAAGGAGACACGACTTGGAACCTTCATCGTTTGAAGGACAACACTCAGTTTTTTGAACACAAGAATATAGATATTCGCGATCGCCAAAGTATTTTTGATTTATTCAAAGAAAATCCTTTTGACCTGATCGTTCACTGTGCAGCTCAACCGTCTCACGATAAAGCTTGTCAGATTCCGCTCTTGGACTTTGAAGTTAATGCTTTGGGTACAGTAAATTTACTGGAAGCCACGCGACAGTTCTGTCCGGAAGCTGTCTTTATTCATATGAGTACTAACAAGGTCTATGGTGATGCTCCAAATGAGGTACCATTGATTGAGAAAGACAAACGATATGACTACGCTAGAGCAGAAGATTTCAACGGTATATCAGAAAACTGTCGCATTGACCAATGCTTGCACTCTCTGTTTGGGGCTTCTAAAACTGCAGCTGATGTTGTAGCTCAAGAATATGGTCGCTATTTTGGCATGAAAGTAGGAATCTTTCGCGGAGGTTGTTTAACCGGACCTTCTCATTCCGGAGTAGAATTGCACGGCTTCTTGTCATACTTGGTGAAGGTAGCAGTAAGTGGCGGTACATACAAAGTTTTTGGTTACAAGGGTAAACAAGTCCGAGATAACATCCACAGCTACGATGTCATTCAAGCATTTGAAGCATTCCGACGCAATCCCAAACCGGGCGAAGTATACAATTTGGGTGGGGGACGTGAAAATAGCGTATCAATCCTTGAAGCGTTTGACCTAGTTGAGAGCTTGACAAACCGCAAGATGAATTGGGTCTATGTTGAGCAGAACCGAATTGGCGATCACATTTGCTACATTTCTGATTTAAGCAAGATGAAGTCACATTTCCCAGAATGGGGAATTACTTTGAGTATCAAGGAGATTTTTCAGGAAATCGTAGTCGCTCAAGAGGAACAGTATGCCAGAACTTAG
- a CDS encoding glycosyltransferase family 4 protein — protein MSKKTVAIFDLCVTSNSPIGSCLLQMIRGLCEDYQFVVFADKFENPAPDRIKWIRVPLPEKPVFLRFMAFNWLAPQYYRNYVRVEGEPQIVIGTEGEFPNCDICYAHFCHKAYLKRFPNKASFPRRFARSINRRFNASQEVKAYTHAETIVVPSKGLANELTQVYGSLLEKKIKRIPNPVDVEHFTRPQTFDSQLMRTKLGLSSEDVVLVFAALGDFDRKGLKPLLEALAILKNPQAKLLIVGGNHSEIKEYAAIRDRLEIAEKVVFLGFQSDVRPYLWLSDLFVFPSNYEVFPLVTLQAAVASLPIIATKVYGVEEFLQNGVNGWLIERDAKCIAETLKVALTDRERLLQMGVAAHHKASEYNKTVFVERWHTVLSSLV, from the coding sequence ATGAGTAAAAAAACAGTTGCTATTTTTGATTTGTGTGTCACTTCAAATAGCCCGATTGGAAGTTGTCTTCTCCAAATGATTCGTGGGTTATGTGAAGACTATCAATTTGTAGTCTTTGCAGACAAGTTTGAAAATCCAGCACCCGATCGAATTAAATGGATTAGAGTACCACTCCCAGAAAAACCTGTTTTTCTCCGCTTCATGGCATTTAATTGGCTTGCACCTCAGTACTATCGAAACTACGTTCGCGTTGAAGGTGAACCTCAAATTGTTATAGGTACTGAAGGAGAATTTCCTAACTGTGATATTTGCTATGCACATTTTTGCCATAAAGCATACTTGAAACGGTTTCCAAATAAAGCCAGTTTTCCAAGAAGATTCGCTCGTTCAATTAACAGACGGTTTAATGCCAGTCAAGAAGTCAAAGCATATACTCATGCCGAAACTATTGTTGTTCCATCCAAAGGGCTGGCTAATGAGTTAACTCAAGTCTACGGTTCCTTGCTCGAAAAGAAAATCAAAAGAATTCCTAACCCAGTTGATGTTGAGCACTTTACACGCCCTCAAACCTTTGATTCCCAATTAATGCGTACAAAGCTAGGATTGAGTTCAGAGGATGTAGTGCTTGTTTTTGCAGCGTTAGGTGACTTTGATCGCAAGGGTTTAAAGCCATTACTTGAAGCTTTAGCAATTCTAAAAAATCCTCAGGCAAAACTACTTATTGTTGGTGGTAATCACAGTGAAATTAAAGAATATGCAGCAATTAGAGATAGATTAGAAATTGCCGAAAAAGTAGTTTTTTTAGGTTTTCAATCAGATGTACGCCCTTATTTATGGCTATCTGATTTATTTGTTTTTCCATCAAACTATGAAGTATTTCCTTTAGTGACTCTTCAAGCTGCTGTTGCTAGCTTACCCATTATTGCAACGAAAGTCTATGGAGTAGAAGAGTTTTTACAAAATGGTGTTAATGGGTGGTTGATTGAACGAGATGCAAAATGCATTGCAGAAACATTAAAAGTTGCACTTACCGATCGCGAAAGACTACTGCAAATGGGTGTAGCAGCACACCATAAGGCTTCTGAGTACAATAAAACTGTTTTTGTAGAACGCTGGCACACTGTTTTATCATCCTTAGTTTAA